One window of the Salvia splendens isolate huo1 chromosome 1, SspV2, whole genome shotgun sequence genome contains the following:
- the LOC121746071 gene encoding uncharacterized protein LOC121746071 translates to MPPRRRRGPRVENNVGEQTEGSVGNLPPPPPPPLPQPNEREYIKAFRKENPPKFDGLGEPPKAEAWVRDIERVFEFMGCTDRERLACVTYQLTGPADFWWETKKRTMDPARREALTWEEFKEEVYNKYVPMSYRRAKVVEFHTLKQGSMTVTEYDRALCEMTRYALELVDTDEKLAAKFRSGLRPEIRVAVASRRGIPYSENSLLQCLNRI, encoded by the exons ATGCCCCCaagacgtagacgtggtccGCGTGTGGAGAACAATGTGGGGGAACAGACAGAAGGAAGTGTTGGGAATCTgcccccgcctccaccaccacctctaccccaaccaaacgaAAGGGAGTACATCAAAGCCTTTCGGAAAGAGAACCCACCCAAGTTCGATGGATTGGGAGAGCCCCCGAAGGCGGAGGCATGGGTACGCGACATTGAGCGTGTCTTTGAGTTTATGGGATGCACGGACAGAGAACGCCTGGCCTGCGTGACGTATCAGCTGACAGGACCCgctgacttttggtgggaaacgaagaagagAACTATGGACCCCGCTCGCCGTGAGGCGCTTACTTGGGAGGAGTTTAAGGAAGAAGTTTACAATAAGTATGTTCCCATGAGTTATCGACGGGCGAAGGTAGTGGAGTTCCACACTTTAAAACAAGGAAGTATGACGGTCACGGAGTACGACCGCGCCCTATGTGAGATGACTCGTTATGCGCTAGAATTGGTGGATACAGACGAGAAGTTGGCCGCGAAGTTCCGTTCCGGCCTTAGGCCAGAGATAAGGGTAGCGGTGGCTAGTCGCaggggaattccttattccgag aactcccTACTGCAATGCTTGAATCGAATTTGA